TAAAAATTTGTCGAGAGCGTCAACACTACGTGGATTCGTTTCCCGTGGAGACTGCCAAATGCCGTTGATCCTGTCGAATTGCTGAATTTCCAGAGGTGCCTCAAGTAGTAGCGTACGAGTCCTTGCGACCCAGCAGACGTCGGCTGTtatttttttctgtcgctcttcgtttCACCAAAGACGCTGGACAAATATTCTTCCATCCGCTGCTCCACGCGAATAAAACGCTTTAACTGCTTCACGGAAGCTACCTATCTCGTGGAAACCTCTGCCTCACCTTGTCGCCTCTGAAGGTCTTGAGAAAACTGCACCTCCGCTGCATgtcgtcggcgtcgtcggCGAGGGCGAGAGCGGCCTTGATATGCTTCGAGACCTGCGACCAAGGTTCTGATGAAAGCAAGAAAAGGTCTGCGAGCTCGAGATGTGCGTCCGCGGCTTTGAGATCCGAGGAGCCTTCCATGATTTCTATGGCCCTCTCGTACAACTTCACCGCGTCTGAGTGTCCCACCGGCAGTGCGCGGGCACAGAAAAGTAGCAGGTCTCCTTCCGAAGCGCTCTCACTCGTGGCCTTCTCGCTAATTTCGGCGAACGGTTTCTTTTCGCTTTGGCTTATCGCGAGGAGCTGAAACCTCAAGACCTGGCTGTGGACGGACTTgggcagctgcagaaaggcTTTGTCTGCGACAGCGATCACGTCTCTCCATTCGCCCTCCGCGGACAAGCAGGAGAGGAGGCCGAGGTACAGTTTGGCGAGCGTCGGCAGAGCCTCTGAACGTCTCGCCACTCCGACAATCGGCAGCGCCGCTCGAATGGCATTGATAAGATCGCGCCGGAGTTCAGCGACCGGAAGAAGCGGCGCCGCCACGTTCCACAAACTCTGACATGCGAAAAGAGCGAGTGAAGCGTTCTGCGTTGACTGTGCACACTGGCACGCCTGAAGCAAGTGAAGGAGGGCTAGAGCTTGACCACTTGACGCATTCGGACATGACCTGCGAAGGGACACAGCCGAGGGAGATCTCGGCGTCGCCAAAAACCTTTCAGATTAAGAAGGATTTTAGCCTGTCTTCCTGGAGAAGGCTACTATTTAAGGGGTCAGACCCCCGCACCCCACGCACggacaaagagaaggagcgcTCGATGCGCCTTTTTGCGAAACAGATGGAAAAAGAACAGATTGACTTGCAGACCCGACTGAGACCGTGAAACAGGTGTCACTGTAAACTGGATGACAGTCAAGGATGCCTCTCGCTTGAACCCCACCCACCCTTAGCAAGTAAATGATCTGGTAAGACTGCAGATCGTGGCACCGGTGAACAACGATCTTGCGGATCCAAGCCCGCGGGAGTGATAAGCTTTGAGACAACATTATCACGAAGCTGCTTCTGACGAGTACATCATACTTCGAGTTGAACAACCAGCTTAGATCTCGAAAGTCTACTGAATTTCCTTTCCAGGCTGCGCTTCTTACCGGTCAGAATGGATACTGGAGAGGCTCAGCCCTGCGACCGTGTGGCTTATTCCGAGCCACAGTCGCTTGCGCCGGCTGATTGTGGCCGACAGTGAGTACGGCACATGTTGCCTGTCCTCGCCCACGGCCTCGAGGGCAAACGccagcgagaggcgaaggaaaagggTATGCAAGCTAAAGGCTCTGACAGCGAGACGGACCTTCATCTCCGCTTGTAAATCTCTGGTAGCTTCTGTCCCGACTGGCATGGCTTGAATGATGTCGTAGCATCGCGTAATCAAACTCTCTTTCGTCGGAATGTCCGTTTCCTTGGAAATCCTCTGTTCGGCACACAGCAAGCACAAACGCGCTTTCAGCAGCACATCCTGAGGCCACCGTTAGACTGCTGAGAGCACGAAGGCGCCCGCTTCTCATATTGTTGGAGCCATTTTCAGCATCATGTGGGCTGGAATGTCTCTTTATTCGATATGACTTACACAGTACCGGAGCGCGGATCTTGTGACACAACGCTTCGCTGGGCATCAACGCGCAACTGGTTCTTGGAACTAAGGCTCCGACATGCGGTACCCCTCGTTGCCCTTTGCGACTTTATGCTCGGAATATAATGAAGCAACATACACAAAACAAATAGAGGAAAAGCACGCGGTTTGACGCCTCGACCACCACAGCTGAATCGTACCTCCATGAGAATGAGAGCTCGAATTTCCCCTCCCATTAGGTCGGAAGGAAGCTCAGCGAGAACGGCGGGGGACGTAGCCTGTTGCTTGGCGCTTTTGCCAGCTTTTGAGGGCGACGGTGCCGGTGCAATAGGCGGGTCATTGTTCACGTTTGCTTTCAGAAGTTGTTCAATCCAAGTGGAATTCGTGCAGGCTGCTGTTCCACCttcaaagagagaggcgacgatgTCCTTACATCCGCTGCGACCCAGGAAGGGCAGGGCTCGAGAGATGGCTTCCTCAGTGACGGCGAGGTTCGACGAGGCCTAGGAAACAAGACAAGGTAAAAAGCGAGAGCACCTTGTCAGTTCTTTCCTGTTGCCAGATGGCTTTCATCGGCGTCCTGTGTGCAGAATTCAAGTGAACCATTTATGcgcgtatgcatgtataaTTATCTATAATGCACACAACAGCAAAAATAGCACTTGTACTTGACGTGCACGGGCACGGTAGGCGTCTTAAAGCAGATGCGAAGAGACTTCTCCGGTGAGCTTTCTCGAATGATCCAAGTGTCCTTGCAGCATCAGGGCAATATCAACATTTGTAAATGGAGCCTAGTTTCTTCACAACGTAGCGCCGGACGAACGGTGTGCGGGGCATATCGCTAGGCTCTGCCAGTGTCGTGTGAAGGGGAATTCAGAGGTCTTCTGTCTTGCTCACGAGAGCGTGTTGTGTCAGAAAAATGGTAAGATTCTGGAGGAGAATCGTATTTCTGACTGGGAAAACCTCGTGCTTGACCAGCAGATGTGTCTGGAGTTCTTGCACGTGCTCAAGCAAAGACACGCTCCTTGTCCGATCAAACGCGCGGCTTTCCAAGATGTGCTTGTGCAGGTTCCAAAAGTGAATCGCGCCGTTGGATATTAGCCAGAATTGCTCGAAGTCCTTGCTGTGGGCAACGGATCACCGGCGACAAAGGactgtctcgcttcctctcgcgtctctaCAGACAGTCTTGTCTCGCGTGTCACAAGGCTGTGTTTTTAGGAGAGCCACACGAAGCAGCGTTCTGCAGCATTGGTCGGGTGAGTCCTAAGGAGTATCCGTGGCCGCTGTCTATCTCTTGGTGCGAATAAAAGATGGAATGTCCTTTGACGATAACCATATGCCTACAGACCCCGAGACCGGCAGGCATGCTGCAACTGGGACTGCCTGCAAAacttgtttccttcctcgtggCAGGATCCAACAGCCCCTCTGACTTACCTGAGGCGACTGCCCACAAGCAAAAGCTGAACAATATCTTGTTTCATTTTCATTGCCTTCGCagtgcctttcttctgccccGCCAGCCTGGTGGCGGTTGACACCGGAAACTCGTCACTGTCCGTCGAGATCCTTTCGACCTTTCCGTTGCTCGTGTCAACACCGGGGAGCTCTTTGAACTCCATCTTGAGAATGTGACTCAGGCAAAGTGCCTAAGCGACACAGGCGAGGACGTTTCCAAAAGCGGAACCCGTTGTGCTGTCGTACAGTGCGCCGGAGACAACCGGATGGAAACTGCTAACGGTTCTTCGACACTGCGGCACGTAGCAGCTTCTGTTTCGTCACGCATTTCTTCTATTTCGGATGTGTTTCCTACTCTTTCTAACGAAGAACTGCAGTGGCTACGGCCTGATTTCTTCTGTCTGAGCGCGACGGAACGAGACTTTCTGGTGCGCCTTACCAAGGTGTAGCAGGACTGGACCACTGCGATGGCTGTTTGTTTATGGTGGGCCGGCACCATCAGCCGCACTGCCGGGGgagcgctgtctccgtctcgttcGGCAggagtcttctcttcctcgtcgtcctgCAGAATGGGCGAGAGCTCGTCCCTTCGATTCTCTGTCAGACGCAACACCGTCTTGCAGAAGGTTGCCGCCACCGAAAACTGGCCGTATGCGTAAGCATGTTGTGCAACGTTATTCATCAGCCTCAAGAGCCTGTCGAGTTTTGCTTCTCGCCCAGTTTGGTTCACCTCCGCCTCCACGGGATCGTGGAGTGGAGTAGCGGTTTCTTTTTCAGACTCCGCAAGCTCCGCGAGCGCTTGATCTTTTAGTGCCTCAATCTTGGGAAGGTAGTTCCTGGCGAGAGGTAACAGCCCCAAGAATTTTGATAGCAACTCGAGGGACGGTAGGACGGCGTGAGACTTCTTCGCCGTGTGTGGGGGGCTTTACATCTGTGACACAGAGAATTTGCAACCTGCGCTACTGAACAAAGGCGCTGGTAGGCTGAGTCCCGACGTTAGTCTGTGCGGAACTTTTTGGTCCATTTATTTGTCTGAACGAGAATGGATTTGCCTCCCTGCTGCGACCGATCTACCTGAGTGAGAGAGCCGACTTGCTCCTATCGACAAGCAGCTGCATTTGATCAAGAATGACGAATTCGTCGTCTAGAACCACTTGTGGCTTTATGGATTCCAAGAGAGTTTTGAAGTAGCGATCCAAGCAACGTGAATCAGGCGACTGCGTGGGCTCTCGTAGGTTTAGGTTATCTCCCTGGTGAGCCGACGTTCCAGAAACAACTGAAGCGGAAAGTGTCCGCGACTCGGACGGGGTGCTGAAATCGATGGAAAGCGCCTTTTCAATCGACTCTTTTGCCACAGCTGGGAGATCTTCTTCGGCCTCACAGAGTGCTACTTGATAGAGCAGATTCACTCGAAGGGTTGCGAGGGAGGACTCTATGTTCTCGAGCGCCTCGCTGGCCTGTTCGAACAAGATACTCGGGGACGCGGCAAACATCCGGTTCATATGACCTTTGTGCTGGATGAAGCAGGCTCCAAGAAGGCTGTAACTCAAATTCCAAGCTTGCACCACCTCAATGGGCTGCTTAAGACGGTAaaaagtgttggatttcGATATTTGACCACAGTAAGCTTATTACGCATCGGCTATGTACTATGGTCAATATAGAGATTATCTTTTTTCAGCCTCAGTGATTTGCCAGATGCCGCAGCATACATTGAAACGTGCTTCACCAACCGTCAAATGCTACCTTTTGAATGCGCTGCACAATGTATAGACTGACTGCTTTCTTTCCCGGAAAAAATACACCCTTTTACATGCACATAAACTTGCGAAGATGATTTCCACGTGCTTCGGGCTAAACACTGACCCTGTGAAGGCTTCGATACACGAGACTGCGGGATggcgcgagaagcagaggtcTGGCCATGTTCCACATGCTAACAGCGCACTCTTCTATGAAGTCGGAGCAGAAAGAGTTCTGCTCAGCGGTGACGAGGCACTCTTCGATGACTTTCACTGCGTGAATCCGTTTCGCCACCGCAGCCTTCATACggcgctcttcgtcgtctgccgATACCACGTTGTCTTGCGCCGGTTCTTGTTCGTACTCCGAGAGGTAGACGTCTACTTCTGTTGCTAACAGCTCTTGCATCAGGGTGCATCGGCTTGTGAGCTTCTTCCAGCTGAAGATACACGCTTGCACACATGATGCATGATACCGGGATAGGTACCTGTCTACCTGCGGCTCCACTTCTGTAGGTCTTACTACAAAACACTCGCTTGCGCGATTTTGATCAAGTACGAAGCTATACAGGCCACAAGCGAGACGTTGTCGTTTCAGAAACAACATCGATCTAGACAACTCACAATTTACGTCGTTGTAGGAAGATGCTGCAAAAATCGTGCTACTGTTTTCTCAAATTGTCTGAATGTTGTCAACTTTCACCGGCAAGTGTAGGTTGGGGGAAGGTGATGAGGTGGTCCACGCTAACGGTTGCAGGAGGCGGTCCTGAGAGGCTATCACATTATCCAGCATTACCGTTTACCACTTCAGTCGCTTGACCATAAGGCTTGCAAGTGACCACAAGCTCAACTCCATTGCCGT
This Toxoplasma gondii ME49 chromosome VIII, whole genome shotgun sequence DNA region includes the following protein-coding sequences:
- a CDS encoding hypothetical protein (encoded by transcript TGME49_274040), which gives rise to MQELLATEVDVYLSEYEQEPAQDNVVSADDEERRMKAAVAKRIHAVKVIEECLVTAEQNSFCSDFIEECAVSMWNMARPLLLAPSRSLVYRSLHRPIEVVQAWNLSYSLLGACFIQHKGHMNRMFAASPSILFEQASEALENIESSLATLRVNLLYQVALCEAEEDLPAVAKESIEKALSIDFSTPSESRTLSASVVSGTSAHQGDNLNLREPTQSPDSRCLDRYFKTLLESIKPQVVLDDEFVILDQMQLLVDRSKSALSLRNYLPKIEALKDQALAELAESEKETATPLHDPVEAEVNQTGREAKLDRLLRLMNNVAQHAYAYGQFSVAATFCKTVLRLTENRRDELSPILQDDEEEKTPAERDGDSAPPAVRLMVPAHHKQTAIAVVQSCYTLALCLSHILKMEFKELPGVDTSNGKVERISTDSDEFPVSTATRLAGQKKGTAKAMKMKQDIVQLLLVGSRLSKDFEQFWLISNGAIHFWNLHKHILESRAFDRTRSVSLLEHVQELQTHLLVKHEVFPASSNLAVTEEAISRALPFLGRSGCKDIVASLFEGGTAACTNSTWIEQLLKANVNNDPPIAPAPSPSKAGKSAKQQATSPAVLAELPSDLMGGEIRALILMERISKETDIPTKESLITRCYDIIQAMPVGTEATRDLQAEMKVRLAVRAFSLHTLFLRLSLAFALEAVGEDRQHVPYSLSATISRRKRLWLGISHTVAGLSLSSIHSDRSCPNASSGQALALLHLLQACQCAQSTQNASLALFACQSLWNVAAPLLPVAELRRDLINAIRAALPIVGVARRSEALPTLAKLYLGLLSCLSAEGEWRDVIAVADKAFLQLPKSVHSQVLRFQLLAISQSEKKPFAEISEKATSESASEGDLLLFCARALPVGHSDAVKLYERAIEIMEGSSDLKAADAHLELADLFLLSSEPWSQVSKHIKAALALADDADDMQRRCSFLKTFRGDKGSSSDAKETTYIPELGFDIHQRAKTLTLLATPDADEFLAALSDASTAVPLAGNAFAGKVLDIRDMAKPLQVQGEQPLPKHPVTAPASSSDFEDSRLFHNSREHRRFENYSLAVEACRTLQNVLFQLGLEAWSIPVLHRHLELLRAAGSEPGWVFNREFLHLEQTLCTMRLARAFHICEGATGKQTVLMSMSSVVDSTLDALSKFLPSLLARSCDLAHVPGAGLEAEAASTFYVQQFQQAAAAKLFVDLAEEFYFWGESRAAFEFAIAALQKALTAEATETEVVIRAAGCVGALQTGEGRDSPACVFLKAVLHAEGGGASATTLAAVAETLILARPRSEKSEMLDELLTGVIHALEELDRRCRTKDVHRAGAKRLRPNDIPSFDRGLLHGDSTMSTKFSAETLLIKEELPSRPVLHSLWKARLQLLRLDRSAADLGDRLRVATPAGVLDRLTAVVSDVQTVVDSLLSSPLLIFILPRLVPLFVNLCDLVENLHQEPDRVGSIPEEGVCTQRQTASSQTEATSPAIYNQERDELIARLRRMAAIIGDRITLPSLRQDIRLCPPDMLSSLHRSVSFFGVIRARLERLSCYTQLLDPAAPDVSTCLLPLESMSFPGMVEFLTASRERRAVDEWLRKTARQSGHREGNVKDARRLLGEALDSLANLGTLPYQTLKAEADKEIVEFRRQVLRSLRGGVGLASVFSLNETEISFLSEVALLNLHIAHAAQELLHLEKAGETETEFVGSTGTHALMLQSGNLLAALERVGSSFRDTRSISP